The sequence below is a genomic window from Lolium perenne isolate Kyuss_39 chromosome 4, Kyuss_2.0, whole genome shotgun sequence.
GGAGAGTTGGTTGATTGGAGCCGGAATATCCTTGGTGATCTGGAGAAGCGCATTAGCAAATTGAAAAAGGAATTGGAAGCTTGGAGAAGGAAAAATATTAGTGCCGAGCAAGTTCACAAGGAAGAGATCTTACGATTTAATCTCAGCAGACTTGAAGATCAGAAAGAACTATACTGGAAACAAAGGGCCCATGTATCGTGGCTGAGGAATGGTGATAGAAACACGAAGTTCTTTCATACTTTCACTTCAGAGAGGAAGAAAATGAATCGAATTATGAAGCTGAAAAGGGAGGATGGtggggtggtggaggaggaggaggccatgaAAGAAGTGGCGACTAACTATTTCTCAAAACTTTTTACCTCTTCTACAGGTTCCCGAATGGATGAGCTCTTGGGTTATATTCAGCCGAGAGTAACAGATGCTATGAATGGGATGCTATGTAAGGAATTCACCTCGGAAGAAGTGGTGGAGGCATTAGAGAGTATTGGGGACCTGAAAGCCCCGGGAATTGATGGTATGCATTCACTTTTCTATAAAAAGTTCTGGGATGTGGTGGGAGAGAAGGTTACAGAGGAAGTACTCCAGGTTCTTAATGGGGGTCCAATGCCGCCCGGTTGGAATGAAACATGTATAGTCTTGATACCCAAGGTGACAGATCCTGATAGTATGAAGGACCtccgcccaataagcttgtgtaaTGTGGTGTACAAAATAATTTCAAAGATCCTGGTGAATAGGCTCAAACAAATTCTGGAGGAGATAATCTCGCCAAACCAAAGTGCTTTTGTCCCTGGACGACTTATCACTGACAATATTTTACTGGCATATGAGTGCACACACTTTATGAAGGGGAAGAAAAGTGGAAAAGATGGCTATGCTGCGGTCAAATTGGATATGAGTAAGGCATATGATCGGGTTGAATGGGCTTTTATGGAGCAAGTAATGAGGCGAATGGGTTTTGCTGAGAAATGGATTGAACTCATTATGTTATGCATTTCCTCAGTGAGCTACCAAGTCAAAATCAATGGCTCGCTTTCTGAAACGATCATCCCTCAAAGGGGACTGCGGCAAGGAGATCCATTATCCCCATATCTGTTCTTGCTATGTGCTGAGGGTTTTTCATCTATGCTGAATATGGCAGAAATAAGTGGAGAATTAGAGGGGATCAAAATTTGTCAAAATGCCCCGAGTTTCAACCATCTTTTGTTTGCAGATGATTCACTGGTACTTATCAAAGCTAATAGTGCAAGTGCCAAATCTCTGCAGAATATACTACAGCTATATGAGGTGTGCTCGGGACAAACTGTCAATTATGACAAGTCTTCGGTCCTATTTAGTTCAAACACTAGTGAACAATGCAAGGCTCAGGTGCTGGAAGAATTGCATATCAGAGCAGAAGCAAAAACTGAGAAATATTTTGGATTACCAGTCTATGTGGGAAGGTCTAGAGCAAAAACCTTTGAGTAACTAAAAGATAGGctgtggaaacggatccaaggttggATGGAGAGGATGTTATCACGTGCAGGGAAAGACATACTGATCAAAGCTTGTGCCCAAGCAATACCGACTTTCGCGATGTCATGTTTTGACCTTACAAAGACATTGTGTGAAGAAATGAGTGCCATCATTTGTAGGTACTGGTGGTCTCAGAATGATAAAGAGAATAAAATGCACTGGCTTAGTTGGGAGTTACTATCCAAGCCGAAGAGTGAAGGAGGGTTGGGGTTCCGTGATTTATATGGATTCAATATGGCGATG
It includes:
- the LOC139830303 gene encoding uncharacterized protein, with translation MNGDPRHSDHRPVIVDTHGGVCLKKSSARSSIPRFEARWLEEEDCRGIVENTWERGVEVEGKGVMGAVKGVLGELVDWSRNILGDLEKRISKLKKELEAWRRKNISAEQVHKEEILRFNLSRLEDQKELYWKQRAHVSWLRNGDRNTKFFHTFTSERKKMNRIMKLKREDGGVVEEEEAMKEVATNYFSKLFTSSTGSRMDELLGYIQPRVTDAMNGMLCKEFTSEEVVEALESIGDLKAPGIDGMHSLFYKKFWDVVGEKVTEEVLQVLNGGPMPPGWNETCIVLIPKVTDPDSMKDLRPISLCNVVYKIISKILVNRLKQILEEIISPNQSAFVPGRLITDNILLAYECTHFMKGKKSGKDGYAAVKLDMSKAYDRVEWAFMEQIRYWARESMQISRGEKNEATVQHAVQWQKPEGDLIKINTDGAFDAATRHGGWVLSRATHRGQFEALGLAMSDMHVLPYIRRRWLASKLYKLLPIGEWVVFAPRSCNKLAHELAAYGSAQTAERALWMDMVPDDVSCCEASLFAEPN